In Bacillus spongiae, the DNA window ACTTAGATTATCATGGGACTGTTGAAAAGTATAGAGAAACAAAGGGGTTATTCTTTTCACGACTCGGCCATACGTATCAGCCAAACGAATCGAAGTTTGCCGTGTTAAATGCAGATGATCCATCATTTGACTTTTTCAAAAAACAAACGACCGTAGAGATCATTACTTATGGAATCGATAATGAAGCGGATGTCATGGCTAAGGATATAGTGATGACGTTAAATGGTGTCGAATTTAAACTTGTATCCTTTAAAGGAGAAATAGAAATAAGTCTTCAAATAGTAGGTCGTTTTAATGTATATAATGCTTTAGCAGGAATTGCTGCGGCACTGATTGAAGATATATCGCTTGAAAATATAAGGGATAGTCTATATGACATGAGGCCTATTGGGGGCCGGATGGAAGCGGTAGATGAAGGACAAGATTTTCTTGTATTAGTCGATTATGCACATACACCTGACGCGCTAGAAAATGTTTTACAATCAATCAGCGAGTTTTGCCAACGTAACATTATTACTGTATTTGGCTGCGGAGGGGATAGAGATGTGTCTAAGCGACCACTAATGGGAGAAATAGCAGGAAATTACAGTGATGTGGTTATTGTGACTTCCGATAATCCTCGTACAGAGGATCCTGAAAAAATAGTAAGAGATATTGAAAAAGGAATAGCTAAATCTAATGTGACAAATTATCAGCTTGTTGTGAATAGAGAAGATGCAATTCAACAAGCAATCTCAATGGCTGCTCCGAATGATGTTATTCTTATTGCAGGTAAGGGGAGTGAAACCTATCAACTAATAAATGGGACTAAATTTCCATTTGATGATAGAGACGTAGCAAGAAAGTCAATAGGCTTTTCCATGGTAATGAATTGAATACTGCGCTACACAAAGAATAAAGTTTTATTTAGTAGAGAGCTCTATGGTTGACCATCATGGAAGGGAATCATGAATAGAGGAGAAGTCCAAGGAGACTCGTCATACTGACGAGTCAGTTGGCTTTAGAAAATGAAAGGTTTCTTCCTTCGTTAAGCTCATTCATACAGTAAAGGTTTTCCTTCGTGAGCTCCTTATGACGAGGGAGTGTAAAGCTGTGCTTATCGTTTTCTTGTTTTTTCTAACCTTACTATTCGTTATTATCTGAATCCATCTTAAAAGAGATTCCGTTACGATACACTGGTGGTAGTTTCTTTAAACCAGATACGGTAAAAATCGACCCAACCTTGTGAGTTGATGAGAGCATGCTGGATTTTTTCATCGCTATGTAGTTCAGATAGGTTTTTATATAAAGGCACTACTTGGCATGCATCTAGTAACATTTTCTCTATAGATTGAAGCATACCCATCCTTTCTTTTCGGTCAGTCTTTCCTTTTAGCTCACTAACTTTTTGGAAAACCATCCTTTTTAATTTTTGGTTAAGATGGTGATAGACCGGGCTGTTCTCTGTCAGTAAAAATTGTAAAAAACTTACTTCTTCTTGCTCTGTCAATGTTGCGCTGTCATGAACGATATCTGCTTTCTCCATCGTCTCTCTTTTCAGCAATATCTCTGCTGGAACGAAATGATTCGTTACATTGATTCCGTAATTTTCGAATTTGTCTTTTAACCAGTGTGCATCTTCTACATGATCACGGTCTTGAAAGCTGTATAGATGCAGCTCCTCTCCGTTATAAACACTTTGTTCTAGTAACACCTTGGGGTCTTCTCGAACGAAACATAGCTTGGGTTGTAAAAAGGACGTAGCATTTTCTTGCCGGAATTCACCGAGTTCTTCCACAAGTAAGGAAGAGTTTGCAATCATTCGAATAGCTTGTTGAAGGAAGGGGTCTCTCATCGGTCCGTTTTTCTTCCTGTTTAGTGAAAGAAATTGGACATTTTTCTCTAATCGAATTAATGTTTGCGGTCTACTTCTTCCCACTTGGTTGTCCGTGCTGTATCGGCTATATCCAAATTTTATTTCGTTTTTTACGGGAGTTCTGTCTCCATTTTCTTCTGGTACGTTCCATATTTCCACGGAATCTAAAAACGGCCTTTCTCTGAAATAGTTCTCATTTGCTTCGAGCACTAACATCGATCCATCATTTTTTTTCAACTTAAACGGACCCGTTCCAATTAATTGCTCAGCATAAGAATTTATGGCACTACTTCTGCTTACAATTGATAAGTGTTCATCACTCAAAATATCCAGTAAAAGAAAGTTTGGCTTATCGAGAATCAGCGTAATACAATGAGGGTCAATAACCTTCGCCTCTTTCAGCCCCACTAGCATCCACTGAAACGGGCTGTCCTCTATTTCCTGAAAGCGGAGGATGCTGTGTTGAATATCGTAAGCAGTCAAGCTGCTTCCATTATGAAATTTTACTCCTTTTCGAATATAGAAGGTCCATTGATCCCCCGCTTCATTAACTTCCCAGTGAAAGGCTAAGCGAGGCTCAAAAACTAGTGTTTCTTCATTAAAATCCACAAGTGTATCACAAACATGTTTAAGAATATGACATTCCGAGCGAAGTGTAGCGAGCGTCGGATCAAGAGGTGAAAAAGGCTGTTTATCATATTTCATTCTAAGGACATCCCGTTGTTTCTGTTCTCTGTTCTCTATCTTGTATCCGAACATCGTATCAATCCATCGCATAAAAATTGAACTTAGCGATGGGTAGTGGACGTTAAATTTATCGACTAGCTGCTGGGCAGTTTCTAGCTTTCCGTTTATTACATGCTTTTTAGACTCTTCAAAGATAAGCTCAATAGGTTCTCTTAAAAAAATCAGTCTCGATTTATTGCCCCGCCCTCTTCCAGGCAACCATTCTACCCAGCCTTCCTTTTCCCATTTATTGATCGTCATTTTGCTATTTCTAGCTGTACAATACAGCACTTTTGAAATCTCAGAAAGAGAAACTTCATAAACTTTCTCTTTTTTCTCTTTCGCTAAAGCTATATGTAAACGAAGATAATGCTCCAAAATAATCATTAGAACATTCCTTTCTTTAAAAGATGAAGTGATTATACCTCTATTTCTACGCTTTTTCATCTTTTCTCTTCTTTATAGAATGAAGGTAGTGAAAGGAATGATGAATATGAAGCACCAAATTCTGAACCGTTATCCAGCTGTGGTCTGGATTCGCTTGTATGGAGAGTTACTGACAAGTGTTACTGGGTCTATGCTCGCACCCTTTTTCCTTCTCTATCTTTACGAGCAACTGGATGGAAATGTTCTACTTTCGATGATCATCATCGGACTTCAACCTCTGGCAGAAGTTCTTTTTACGATAGTGGGAGGAGGGCTGACAGACCGATTAGGAAGAAAGAAAATCATCTTGTTCGGTTTACTGGCACAGTCTATTTCAATGGCTGGGTTTATATTTGCAGAGAGTGTGTTTTTTTTCGCCCTGTATTATGTCTTAAATGGCCTGGGCCGAGCTGTTTATATTCCAGCACAAAGGGCACAAAT includes these proteins:
- a CDS encoding UDP-N-acetylmuramoyl-L-alanyl-D-glutamate--2,6-diaminopimelate ligase — translated: MKLKQIADLFMVKRTIGNMEIKIKGIQMDSRKIEKGDLFICVPAIEGFLEDRHLYAADAVKKGAVALIVERDVPIDVPKIVVKDARKAMAMIASHYYDHPSKAMRLIGITGTNGKTTTSYIIEKILADNDFKTGLMGNTGVKINHNWYSTDINTQEPPTLQKNLRTMKECQTDYCMMEVTSQGLDMGRVSGCHFRTAVFTNLTQDHLDYHGTVEKYRETKGLFFSRLGHTYQPNESKFAVLNADDPSFDFFKKQTTVEIITYGIDNEADVMAKDIVMTLNGVEFKLVSFKGEIEISLQIVGRFNVYNALAGIAAALIEDISLENIRDSLYDMRPIGGRMEAVDEGQDFLVLVDYAHTPDALENVLQSISEFCQRNIITVFGCGGDRDVSKRPLMGEIAGNYSDVVIVTSDNPRTEDPEKIVRDIEKGIAKSNVTNYQLVVNREDAIQQAISMAAPNDVILIAGKGSETYQLINGTKFPFDDRDVARKSIGFSMVMN
- a CDS encoding SgrR family transcriptional regulator, yielding MKKRRNRGIITSSFKERNVLMIILEHYLRLHIALAKEKKEKVYEVSLSEISKVLYCTARNSKMTINKWEKEGWVEWLPGRGRGNKSRLIFLREPIELIFEESKKHVINGKLETAQQLVDKFNVHYPSLSSIFMRWIDTMFGYKIENREQKQRDVLRMKYDKQPFSPLDPTLATLRSECHILKHVCDTLVDFNEETLVFEPRLAFHWEVNEAGDQWTFYIRKGVKFHNGSSLTAYDIQHSILRFQEIEDSPFQWMLVGLKEAKVIDPHCITLILDKPNFLLLDILSDEHLSIVSRSSAINSYAEQLIGTGPFKLKKNDGSMLVLEANENYFRERPFLDSVEIWNVPEENGDRTPVKNEIKFGYSRYSTDNQVGRSRPQTLIRLEKNVQFLSLNRKKNGPMRDPFLQQAIRMIANSSLLVEELGEFRQENATSFLQPKLCFVREDPKVLLEQSVYNGEELHLYSFQDRDHVEDAHWLKDKFENYGINVTNHFVPAEILLKRETMEKADIVHDSATLTEQEEVSFLQFLLTENSPVYHHLNQKLKRMVFQKVSELKGKTDRKERMGMLQSIEKMLLDACQVVPLYKNLSELHSDEKIQHALINSQGWVDFYRIWFKETTTSVS